CCTGGCGCTGGCCTGCCAGGCGGTAGGCCAGGGAGGCGCCGGCAATGCCGGCACCAATGATCAGGGTGTCGTAGGTCGGGGTCATGCACGCTCCTGCCAGAGAATTATCATTTATGAGAATTCTAATATATGAGAATTTCGAAATGTGCAAGGCCGCAAGGTAAGATGCCCGGCCTTGCCGCACACCGAGAACCGCGAATGCCCGATGACCGCCCTGCCGCCACAGGCCGCCCCGACGCCCTGCCACTGCTCGATCGCGCCGAGGTCGGCGGGCGCCTGCGCCAGGTGCGCAAGGCCCGTCAGCTGACCCTCAAGCAGTTGTCCGCGCTAAGTGGCGTGCCGGTTTCGACCCTGTCGAAAATGGAATTGGCGCAAGTGTCGGTGAGCTACGAAAAACTCGCGGCGGCAGCGCGAGCGCTGAATGTCGACATCGCCCAGCTGTTTCGCGCCAGCGGGCCGGTGAGCGCACCGGTGCCGGTGACCGTGGTGGTCGATTCCCTGCCGGCGGCAGCGGGATATTCCACTGGCACCTACGACTACCACCCGATTGCCGGCGCATTCCCGGAACGCCGCATGACCCCCGCCTATGCCCGCATCATCGCGCGCGAACGGGGCCAGTTCGATGATTTCATCCGCCACCCTGGGCAGGAATTCGCCCTGGTGCTGAGCGGGCGCGTGCGCATCGAGTTCGAAACCGGCGAGGCGGTGAGCATCGGGCCGCAGGAAACCGCGTATTTCGACAGCCAGGTGGGGCATATCTACCTGTCGGAAAGCGAGGACGGCGGGGATGCCCATGTGATGGTGGTGATGACCGACCGCTGAACTGCCGCTGGTTATAACCTAATAACGAACAAGTCTATTTGGCTATAAAAACTCCCTATATGCTGGCACCCA
The Pseudomonas sp. KU43P genome window above contains:
- a CDS encoding helix-turn-helix domain-containing protein — its product is MPDDRPAATGRPDALPLLDRAEVGGRLRQVRKARQLTLKQLSALSGVPVSTLSKMELAQVSVSYEKLAAAARALNVDIAQLFRASGPVSAPVPVTVVVDSLPAAAGYSTGTYDYHPIAGAFPERRMTPAYARIIARERGQFDDFIRHPGQEFALVLSGRVRIEFETGEAVSIGPQETAYFDSQVGHIYLSESEDGGDAHVMVVMTDR